In one window of Methanotorris formicicus Mc-S-70 DNA:
- a CDS encoding glycosyltransferase family 4 protein — MKVLMPTIYYPFIGGITIHVENLVKHIDDCEFHILTYHSNYNQKYENVVVHKIPYIPKMRGLTYMLNAYKIGREIIRKEKIDLIHSHYAFPQGVVGGLLKGNLPNILTLHGSDVLKLSKSIIGKPFFDYAVGRADKIICVSEFLRNNLGDNFKRKAIVIPNGVDFNLFYGENDLDYGLFVGSFVEQKGLDVLIDAIKDIDFNFKLIGDGPLFNKIKEKIEKENMKHVELLGKKSQIEVAKYMRNCSFLVLPSISEGLGMVLLEAMACGKAVIATNVGGIGEIVKDGYNGFLVPPNNPKILKDKIKILINDKNLREKFGKNGKEFSKNFSWENVAKKVRSIYEECYNNLKDDVYDKGGLYNKTR, encoded by the coding sequence ATGAAAGTATTGATGCCGACCATTTATTACCCTTTTATTGGAGGAATAACAATACATGTGGAAAATTTAGTAAAGCATATTGATGATTGCGAATTTCATATTTTAACATATCATAGCAATTACAACCAAAAATATGAAAATGTTGTTGTACATAAAATTCCATATATCCCAAAGATGAGGGGATTGACATACATGCTTAATGCCTACAAAATTGGGAGAGAGATAATTAGAAAAGAAAAGATTGACTTAATACACAGTCATTACGCGTTTCCGCAGGGGGTTGTTGGAGGATTGTTAAAGGGAAATTTGCCCAATATTCTAACATTACATGGTAGTGATGTTTTAAAACTTTCAAAATCCATTATTGGAAAACCTTTTTTTGATTATGCAGTAGGTAGGGCAGATAAAATCATCTGTGTAAGTGAGTTTTTAAGGAATAATTTAGGCGATAATTTTAAGAGAAAGGCAATTGTTATTCCAAATGGTGTTGACTTCAACTTATTTTATGGGGAGAATGATTTGGATTATGGTCTTTTTGTTGGCTCCTTTGTTGAGCAAAAGGGTTTGGATGTTTTAATTGATGCTATAAAAGATATTGATTTCAATTTTAAACTCATAGGGGATGGACCATTGTTTAATAAAATAAAAGAAAAAATAGAAAAGGAAAATATGAAACATGTTGAGTTATTGGGTAAAAAATCCCAAATAGAAGTGGCAAAATATATGAGGAATTGTAGTTTTCTTGTTCTTCCATCTATTTCAGAGGGTCTTGGGATGGTTTTACTTGAAGCGATGGCTTGTGGAAAGGCAGTTATAGCGACAAATGTTGGAGGTATCGGAGAGATTGTAAAGGATGGATACAATGGCTTTTTAGTTCCTCCGAATAATCCAAAAATCCTAAAGGATAAGATAAAAATACTAATAAATGACAAAAATTTGAGGGAGAAATTTGGTAAAAATGGAAAAGAGTTCTCTAAAAACTTCTCCTGGGAAAATGTAGCAAAGAAAGTAAGATCTATCTATGAGGAGTGTTATAATAACTTAAAGGATGATGTTTATGATAAAGGTGGTTTATATAACAAAACGCGGTGA
- a CDS encoding mechanosensitive ion channel family protein, whose amino-acid sequence MAEKTLILRTKFIIKVVILLGILYYLSMKLNFYQYLLKLGNYSNQIIILIALILGTLIFLDITLELLRKYFEKVDIREYPIVASVVKYATWFGVILIATSVVYKDVGSLVMSLGLVGAALTLALQKPIMNFVGWLTIVFTHPFKINDRIYIKDIGGGDVYKIGTMYVSLREVDGEPTGRSLNIPNSYILTNPVINFSKGSPYVWDNVKVTITYESDWRKAEKLILEACDEVVGKEMRKLAKIWKNKPRIFPKSKIYDKPVIRMRFIDNGVEIKVRYLVNVFEWATVKTKIIKNILSKLEEVDDVEIAYPHMEVIYRQKSGVVDNPFFKGKRKTTIKFMN is encoded by the coding sequence ATGGCGGAAAAAACCCTAATATTAAGGACTAAATTTATAATTAAGGTTGTAATTTTACTTGGAATTTTGTATTATCTAAGTATGAAGTTAAATTTTTACCAATATTTGCTGAAGTTGGGGAATTATAGTAATCAGATTATTATATTGATTGCGTTGATTTTGGGAACTTTGATATTCTTAGATATAACCTTAGAGTTGTTAAGGAAGTATTTTGAGAAGGTGGATATAAGAGAATATCCTATCGTTGCTTCAGTGGTTAAATATGCGACATGGTTTGGTGTTATTTTAATTGCAACCTCTGTTGTTTATAAAGATGTGGGCTCTCTTGTAATGTCCCTTGGTCTTGTGGGGGCGGCTTTAACCCTCGCTTTGCAAAAACCAATTATGAATTTTGTAGGGTGGTTGACTATTGTATTTACACACCCCTTTAAAATTAACGATAGGATTTACATAAAGGATATTGGAGGAGGAGATGTCTATAAAATAGGCACAATGTATGTAAGTTTGAGAGAAGTTGATGGAGAACCAACAGGTAGGAGTTTGAACATACCAAATTCATACATATTAACAAATCCTGTTATTAATTTTTCAAAAGGTTCACCCTATGTGTGGGATAATGTTAAAGTTACCATAACCTATGAGAGTGATTGGAGAAAAGCAGAGAAATTAATCCTTGAGGCGTGTGATGAAGTCGTTGGTAAAGAGATGAGAAAATTAGCAAAGATTTGGAAGAATAAACCAAGGATTTTCCCAAAATCAAAAATCTATGACAAACCAGTTATAAGGATGCGTTTTATAGATAATGGTGTTGAGATAAAGGTTAGATATTTGGTTAATGTGTTTGAATGGGCAACCGTAAAGACAAAGATTATCAAAAATATCTTAAGCAAATTAGAGGAGGTGGATGATGTTGAAATCGCCTACCCACATATGGAAGTAATTTATAGGCAGAAATCGGGTGTTGTGGACAACCCATTCTTTAAAGGAAAAAGAAAAACAACAATTAAATTTATGAATTAA